Below is a window of Candidatus Obscuribacterales bacterium DNA.
TAGGATAGAAGGCTATCCTGACGCATTATTGCACCTCGTTGATTTCAACGCCGGTCACGCTAAACACGCATTTAGAGAATCCAAGAAGCATGATGCCCATCCAGCGGGGATAGTCGCCAAGCCTGCGGATAATGATGCGGTGCTGGTAGTCTCCACGCTCGCCACGAGGGGCTAGCACAGAAGGGCCAAACAATGCACCATCCTTTGTTGTGGAGAAATACACAACATCTTCAGCCACCGTGCTATGCCCTGGCGCTGTCACCAGTTCGGCTACCTTCACAGTCGTTCCCACGCGGACCAGTGGCGTCTGGCATTCCCACTCTACGGCACTGCCGTACTGTGTGCAGATGGTTTCATCAAGACGACCAATGGTGCCGTCCTGCTTATCGCCATAGATCCAACTAGACGCCTCGTTTCTTACATTGCGGGGGTCGTATACGCCATTGATTGCCCGGTAGCTGTCATCGTTAGAGTCCCACCGATACCAGATGTTCTCTTGCAGCTTACCGCTCAGCGTTACGTCGAACACCAGCACATCGCGGGGAAGGTGACAGATAACAAGCCCTTGGTCCCGCGTATCTCGATACTCCAGCTTAATAGTTGAAAGCTCAAAGTCTGAATAGTCGTCAAGGATGCTGTCAATTTCCTTGGTGCTGATTGACTGGTAGCTGTTAGTCATCAGGTAGAACGATGGGCTGTACTCCTTAGAGCCACCAAAGATTACCCATTGACCATCTCCAATGCCCACCTTGGCGTCAGTACCTACAATGCCAATAGGCAGGGCAGCGTTAGGTATGCGGGCAAAAGGAAAAGCGGGTCCAGCGTTGTTGTAGAAGCGTTCAGTGGTGTATCGGTTAAAGGCTAGGATCTTGTTATCGGTGGACT
It encodes the following:
- a CDS encoding packaged DNA stabilization protein, translated to RPLGSDPFIDVCWIDGYYIFTDGENLYNTLLADETTFGGNERAGSDFAPDEIVGVEKSTDNKILAFNRYTTERFYNNAGPAFPFARIPNAALPIGIVGTDAKVGIGDGQWVIFGGSKEYSPSFYLMTNSYQSISTKEIDSILDDYSDFELSTIKLEYRDTRDQGLVICHLPRDVLVFDVTLSGKLQENIWYRWDSNDDSYRAINGVYDPRNVRNEASSWIYGDKQDGTIGRLDETICTQYGSAVEWECQTPLVRVGTTVKVAELVTAPGHSTVAEDVVYFSTTKDGALFGPSVLAPRGERGDYQHRIIIRRLGDYPRWMGIMLLGFSKCVFSVTGVEINEVQ